The following is a genomic window from Plasmodium yoelii strain 17X genome assembly, chromosome: 12.
TGCGATAATTAATGCCCTCAAGGTAATACTTTAATCCAATTAGTATTTTCCttgttttattgttttaaagtataacgTTTTAGAACATAATATTtcgtaataacaatatatttaaattataaatttagagtttttatatacataataacctaataaaaacattattagttcaaattaattattacattcattttctgtatattttgcattaatatataattgtatatatttccaaatttaacatatttcagtTTTAGCCATTggtacaatattatatatattagaacaATAACGTTAATGTTATATACCAAGTTgtttataagtattataacaaactataacattaaattatattatatacttatattttttcatttaactattttaaaatttaatttatttatacctcaaaatataaaatttaaaaattaatagtgatttaTCTATTATTGTatcttatgataaataaattatggcATATAAAGCAATTTCTATtcatattaattaattttaataaaaatgtaaaggaaatacaaaaagagaaTATTAACTAcaataaaacttaaaaagTGTTGTATatagtgtattttttatgtattactaaaaaatgttagaagcgtaataatattttatagacaaCGTTACATTGTCGATTTTCAATCGATATcccatgcatctatattttatgaatatatattatatattagtaaTATGTTCAATTAatcttaaaaaaacatatattaatatgaaggtatattatattgtaaaGGGATATTCAGAATggattaaattataattttaccTTGATATGAAATATTACTATATAGTTTGGTTGGAAAGTTATAATTAAATCAAATATTAGTGGCacaaattataagttttactaaataaaatatttcatcaaataaagaaatgtaTTGTGTAAtgtataattcaatataactcTGGATTAACaatctttatataatagataataaaGGCTCTTATGCATGGTTAACCAAAAAATTGtagtaatatatacaatgcgaagttataatattgtcacatttaatatatattaacgaattatgtataagtattataacttataaaatgttatgtACCCCCTTTTTTGGTTGAATATTTAGACACAATCTCgaaattaaacatacggggATGGTAAATACATTTGATCAACATTTGCAAaccaataaatattataaatttattcaaaattaaatgaaatattatatttaacccTAACCCAAACGTGGGGTCTACAAACATAATCTCAATcctgacccacaacataaaaactatataaaaattatgcaaaaattacttcgaaatagacaatttcttaaaatatatcaaccattattactattcctggaataatcactactcttcgaataatatattaataattagtttattctttatttttttagcttttttcttaaatgttgtttttgagatcgtttccgaaatccaaatagcgaatactaatataaaaattttaaaaaatacataatttatttatattcacaaaTTACTAAGTgctgaatatatatttttaattgacttattatttaccttataagaaattcccaataaaattgatactgcaacaaatataaatgtaattGAAGTTAGTGTGCTTTTTATTACTGATCTTCGTGAAAAAGTTGGAAGAGATGGGAAATTGATAGATTTATCAGAATTACATTtgctttttaaaatattataatcatttgataatgtagacaatatTTGATTATATGGACTGTCtttagtattattattatcttcattaagttctttatatttttcaataaaTTCTTTAGCTTTTTCTGAATATGTCTTGCAATCTGGATCGTCatcattaaattcattatacatgttacataatgattttaatgcattataaaatttagatataacgttcttatttatattcatcaaatattgttttttatctataagatccttataacTCTTATAATCATTAACATCATTTATTTCCTTGATATACTTCTCACcattctttatatatttatcataaaaatcatttatattgGTGATTCCCTCATGTGATTTTAGgcttaacatataacttaaccatatgatAATGTATTCAACAATGTTGATATTACTTTGTGCATTATTCACAAACGAAGAATTATTCCCAAAACTTTTCTCAAACAACCATAAACATATTCCATTAACTTTATCGAGCTCAGTcttacaattattattacaatatGAATTGAAAAGTTCATCACCATTAAATTTATAGTTTCCATTAGTCAATGTATCGGGAAAATCAATCCATACATTATTGAGCCtttcacactaagaaaacgtttaaaaaagtataataaaaatacgcGTTAATGAAactcttataaaataaagtttaatgatatttatatataatacgaTATCAAAACATgtaaagaaaattattattattattattaaaaaatgcatataccataAATTCAGCCATTGTTccgaaattttatttttgatttgcaAATTGAGTAAAATCAtgatgttttatatatattgcccccaatatgtgacgcaaatactttaaccctatatataacaatcgtctatagttaaatatattatatgtttttcaataattaaattaatatttaataacaaaatcatattattactaaagaaaCGTTACATTTATCTTTATAATAGTTAGCTAAATTATCTTAAATAGAAGGTGCTTAGTACACTTTtgccatatgtatatatgatgcattttatacaaaaaatgctattcttAGTAACACTGgtataacattattataaaaattaatatactttataaataatttaaagtatgtttgacCATCgaaaagatatatatttatatcttatgttttaatgattgccattctaaaatttaaatactttataaatttaaaaaatataaaattatattattactataatccttaaaagtatataaatagtcatttaataagataaattaaatttttatatacttgtttcttataatatataatatagttttttctaaaattatagaattttcaaattaagttatgtTACTTATAtctctatgcaaattatataaatttatattgtttttaatgaatgtatataaattcataattcattttaatgatttctataactttatttttattcctatatacttaaatttagaaatattctttattgagtaattttataatacactttgcatatttttccactgttaaaacgacaattagcgCTGAatccgtatttataagcttaaatatgtttttatatgtagattttttttaaaataatacatagtaaatattaaatatataacatataaataaatattgatgcaaattttaaagtataatagaaaaatatgtttaattaggttgttatattaccctttaagaagaaaaagataatatatatctgctcttttaatatttaaatttatataaatattcgttaaatgttctgaattgttcatttttaccTTATATAATctattgttatagttattaatgcatatacattcaaataatttattaaaaattatatactttattaattctatgataaAACAATGCTGTTTGTTATTAAAGATGgttcattaaataattataatataatatgcgttcatatgaaataataaaatgaaatttaaCATTAAATGATCCTTTAACCTTTTCTCCATTGATTcagttttttataatataaaaccacatatTCCGAATTGATctttaacaataatataaaattgatatctttataatgcattattatatatcattgattttttatttcataacaCAGCTTTTAATATAGGAAATATccacttttatattttttttactgaatatgcataaaaaacaattatattttgcaaTGTATGATAGAGACGTAGAGGGTCactgtttatattttttaaaaatattattatgaattttttcaataataaattattttataaaatatattttttttattcattcattatattattaattattttattcttataattttagagaaatattataatggaaataaaatgaattgaTTAAACAACATCGTTTTATATAGATTattaaaatacatatatttatattataatattacacatatatattttttgatgatACTTATGAGTTTATTTACCTATAATAATAAACGAATTTActtatttgttatttttaatatttatattgaattttaAAGTCAGAATCATAAACATCTGACCTTTGgttatttaacaaaaaatataagacattaattaaatttataattctaAAGAATTGTGATTtctttataaacaaaaaaaattaaaaaaaaataaattaataaatgatacAGAATAGGCCTGCATAAGTTGGTACATATTTAACTATGGAGATTTTTCCACATAAACGGAATTTATTGATTTTTTAGtctgttttttttgattagatgaatttataattatttgcattttattttttttcatcagtTGAGTTTATAACCTctttcatgtttttttttcttcaattcCTTTCTCCATCCAAATGG
Proteins encoded in this region:
- a CDS encoding PIR protein, which codes for MAEFMCERLNNVWIDFPDTLTNGNYKFNGDELFNSYCNNNCKTELDKVNGICLWLFEKSFGNNSSFVNNAQSNINIVEYIIIWLSYMLSLKSHEGITNINDFYDKYIKNGEKYIKEINDVNDYKSYKDLIDKKQYLMNINKNVISKFYNALKSLCNMYNEFNDDDPDCKTYSEKAKEFIEKYKELNEDNNNTKDSPYNQILSTLSNDYNILKSKCNSDKSINFPSLPTFSRRSVIKSTLTSITFIFVAVSILLGISYKYSLFGFRKRSQKQHLRKKLKK